In Aquila chrysaetos chrysaetos chromosome 10, bAquChr1.4, whole genome shotgun sequence, the following proteins share a genomic window:
- the CEP19 gene encoding centrosomal protein of 19 kDa encodes MTYVAKKCGVCFQPPSIILIYKDDGKDKTRQRIMPVRNFSKFSDCSMAAEQLKNNPRHKVYLEGVSLHQLQKLYSLLKGHLGGESLAESLEKFRQEETIDPEEDMNKLDDKELAKRKSIMDELFEKNRKKKDDPDFIYDIEVEFPQDEQLESCGWDAESGEEI; translated from the exons ATGACTTACGTTGCAAAGAAGTGCGGTGTCTGCTTTCAGCCTCCATCCATTATCCTGATCTACAAAGACGACGGCAAGGATAAGACTCGCCAGCGCATCATGCCTGTCAGAAACTTCTCCAAGTTCTCAG ACTGCAGCATGGCTGCCGAGCAGCTGAAGAATAACCCTCGTCACAAGGTGTACCTAGAAGGAGTCTCGCTGCATCAGCTACAGAAGCTGTACAGTTTGCTGAAAGGGCATTTGGGAGGAGAGAGCCTGGCTGAGAGCTTGGAAAAGTTTCGGCAGGAAGAGACCATTGACCCAGAAGAGGATATGAACAAACTAGATGACAAGGAACTAGCCAAAAGGAAGAGCATCATGGATGAGCTCTTcgaaaagaacaggaagaagaaGGATGACCCAGATTTCATCTACGACATTGAGGTTGAGTTTCCACAGGATGAGCAGCTGGAGTCCTGTGGCTGGGATGCGGAGTCAGGTGAAGAAATCTGA